The following are encoded in a window of Streptomyces sp. 11x1 genomic DNA:
- a CDS encoding DUF5959 family protein: protein MPESQTAELVALADDEQSVVLRVLQGVRFSSTDLHDALHAEIVISSEFINGHIDLYLNSYDLENWSRALDSIESGRKATWLESGRSPRIIITPPEISESECTEVSVFDVAGSQIIVTVPIAAPTGWIETHRSMLESIRGHFPLTA, encoded by the coding sequence ATGCCTGAGTCTCAAACGGCCGAGCTGGTTGCCCTGGCGGACGACGAGCAAAGCGTCGTACTGCGAGTTCTCCAAGGTGTGCGGTTTTCCAGCACTGATCTGCACGACGCCCTCCATGCCGAGATCGTCATCTCGAGCGAATTCATCAACGGCCATATCGACCTCTACTTGAATTCCTACGACCTGGAAAATTGGTCTCGCGCACTGGATTCCATTGAATCCGGACGAAAGGCAACCTGGCTCGAGAGTGGCCGATCTCCGCGCATTATTATCACACCGCCAGAGATAAGTGAAAGCGAGTGCACGGAAGTGAGCGTTTTTGATGTAGCCGGTTCACAAATCATCGTCACTGTACCCATCGCGGCCCCGACCGGCTGGATCGAAACCCATCGCTCCATGCTCGAGAGCATCAGGGGGCACTTCCCGCTTACCGCATGA
- a CDS encoding sulfite exporter TauE/SafE family protein codes for MRSATLYKVLAALMVLMAAALLITHTTTLDTLALPLWAQVPCGVAAGFGIGVVAAIMGVAGGELLIPTIVLLFGEDIKTAGTLSLLVSLPTMLVAFARYSRDGSFAVLGAKLRFTMVMAAGSIVGALLGGLLLGVFPDLILIPVLAVILLVSPVNLARHD; via the coding sequence ATGCGCAGTGCGACCCTCTACAAGGTGCTGGCCGCCCTGATGGTGCTCATGGCCGCTGCCCTGCTGATCACACATACCACCACGCTGGACACGCTCGCGCTGCCGCTGTGGGCCCAGGTGCCGTGCGGAGTCGCGGCCGGGTTCGGCATCGGGGTCGTCGCGGCGATCATGGGCGTGGCCGGAGGCGAGCTGCTCATCCCCACGATCGTGCTGCTGTTCGGAGAGGACATCAAGACCGCCGGAACCCTCTCCCTGCTGGTGTCCCTGCCGACCATGCTGGTCGCCTTCGCCCGCTACAGCCGTGACGGCAGCTTCGCTGTGCTCGGCGCCAAGCTCCGGTTCACGATGGTCATGGCCGCAGGCTCGATCGTCGGCGCCCTGCTGGGCGGGCTACTCCTCGGTGTGTTCCCCGACTTGATCCTCATCCCCGTGCTGGCCGTGATCCTGCTCGTATCCCCGGTGAATCTCGCCCGGCACGACTGA
- a CDS encoding DNRLRE domain-containing protein, producing MSSRSRHRSLAGLGRRRPGRSARAVALTSGSVLLALCATLLPPPALTSVARAASAPWADTEAPEQRSGTAAGRDHEVSAARTDATGRNSADPEELKAAKGALPLQESAPGFTPVEPEVEPQALAPATTEGDGSGLTGFDAERSVELPGERTSTTAEFRNPDGTQTTRVYTEPVHYQDSSGVWQDIDTSLVPADRAEDTSEASDGDRLAAASDDTGLTLASRGDDPALATLEIDEGRHEVSFGLEGASGSVAEVRDDAAHYEDVRRDSDVVLQAEHGAVKETIVLNSPDAPREWTFPLALNGLTPELDAHGAVLLRDAEDKIQAVIPRGWMEDSSHDPDTGGPALSGGVIYRLGHESDRWSLKVELDDAWLDAPQRVYPVRVDPSVEDIDTNGDSFVQDTWPDSNFAGDDELKIGSYDGGTNRAISYMRFSNVTSQLKNRYILNADLGLFNVWSSSCTAQKMTVNQVTGSWSSTTVTWNNRPPSAGDVIASDSFSYGENCSGSKWRVIDLGSKGVNLVQGWVDGSITNHGLALWADFDTSGPWKRFGSANSANKPHMAITHSAWGAKYTVGSQTAPLTGGQGGEVTVNVKNLGDFTWEPLGWNEVRLGARVRNYDTGALMSPVAFTRLNERLTPGDDADFSARIPPLPPGKYKINFDMQRLRDQHWFSSEDVPVATVTVTSQDVGPRIADIYPRPGGQVGSLTPALFADGESIDNYPANAALNYWFEVCEGTTEAPTGCVNSGWVTRRTWNVPAGKLTWGKQYVWRVKSRESGVEGPLSPYYTFTTAVEQPAITSHLGGQGLGGAGREVDPGIGNYTTTDTDAQVATVGPGLTVTRTYNSRDPRSDNAFGAGWSTRYDMRIQPDSDGTGNVVVTHPDGRQVRFGKNPDGSYAPPYGSFATLISITGGGWKLTDKDQTSYVFDDGGRLTEVTDYRGREQSLAYNTAGELTTVTATGGRALHLTWSGGHVATVTTDVPSSGAEPLTWDYTYVDDKLMQVCGPEDAAGACTVYTYGSGSHHRTVVQDSGPFSYWRLNEQADATSAASDLLLDRSEHEGTYQDVQLGTAGALAGSPDTAATFNGTTSYVQLPDQLVSDTPYLTAELWFRTTGSGVLFSYQDHTLEEATTGKNTPALYVGTDGKLRGEFWNGTAAPITSSQTVNDGTWHHAALTAAGNTQSLYLDGTKVGTLSGDITQDDQRFVYLGAGYWNNWPATTGTIGRFAGDIDEAAVYTRPLGSRTVAEHHASATVAQQLTKVTLPSGRVHAEVVYDAAHDRVSSYTDANGGTYQLSNLQLTGTEDKPATDDQSATVGRTTATVTVTDPDDRTSSYTYDPLQGYRLIAQTDTSGNTASYEYDTGGFLAATTGPDGTVTRLGHDERGNKISQTTCRDTDDEATCHTSYYDYHLNADDPLDPRNDQLTAVRDARSSGATDDTYRTSYGYNSHGDRVSTTTPATADFPQGRTESHTYTDGTETAVGGGTVPAGLPLASTDTRDRVTRRSYTAAGDLAEVTDPAGVVTEYTYDALGRETSNTTVSDAHPDGVTTTTAYDGESRTTTVTGPVTNNKVTGEEHQARTSYTYDPDGHPLKESVADIAGDDTTRTTERTYDAHGRVATLTDAEGAVENYSYDAYGHQTSRTMPGPRTFRYAYTARGDLAEVTLADFTGDPNSPSAAKDVVLDSYAYDPAGRLAEHTDAMGRTIRHTYYDDGLPAQQILSGFHDPDDSTRDLVLSDKRYDAAGNLIRETTGNGKVTTTYSVDAAGRTTAQVLDPDGLARSTAYTYDAAGAVLSETYTGAGGTRTEKVSYERDLTGAVTRQTVENGAEDLVTTRDIDDRGLVLSETSPRGNASGADPAAHTTDYSYDALGRLVETRSAPVTVETKEEGAVTARSATAIGYNTFGDLVDARDPNGNVTHTAYDRLGRETSTRLPDYTPPGATSPLTATVTRTYDNAGNLGSETDALGRTTTYSYDQLGNLAKVTQPAPEDGASAPVSTFTHDLLGEQLSATDPTGARTEATYDDLGRQITATRIERHPAQGAFTTALAYDDSGNLLSTTSPTGITTASTYNPAGQPKTVTDTAGKQTVYSYGPTGLTASVTTPQGRTTRTVHDLAGRPISVMDEDSTGTVVRTRGSTYDEDGNLVEITDELDHTVKQTFDALGQLTKLVEPVDADTSITTTFGYDAAGQRTRLTDGRENTTWSTFTSHGLVESIVEPSTTTDPDPADRTWTTVYDKAGRPVTELQPGGVTQQRTFDALGRITKTTGSGAEATTTPDTYDYDAAGRLTSMSAPGGTESYTYDDRGNLLSSGGPSGTAAFTYDEEGRLTGRTDAAGRTTFSYDMAGRLKTAADPLTNATQTYGYDDASRPTSIAYGGTGATRSLAYDVLDRPTTDTLKAPGGTTTASVGYGYDDASRLTARTTTGTANPGTQSYDYDWAGRLTSWTATDDTVTEYTWDEAGNRTGAGGVTATYDERNRLTSAGDVTYTYSARGTRTGSSGPAGTHTAEFDALGRMVGADGTVYAYDALGRLVTQGGDSLTYADQSNDLVAGGGRLVARGLSGEALASANTDGTGAAAVLSDLHGDVTGTFDPATGTLDGSTSYSPFGEVTAQTGAQGTLGYQGEYTDPDTGQVNMHSRWYDPATGGFSSRDSWTLNPVPSIAANRYTYGNGDPLTNTDPTGHCPWCLVAVGGAILYAGVATSAGTGASQSYGASWTKASNWKSTWNDTKRGAGRIWNGIRDLFGSNESRRDRRSTGGHLSLLPSTSGLVSALRAQAAAQARAAAAARRNPGNPGGGPGGGYGGGGGYGGGGGGTGTGTGACTWNCVPPGPPPPPPPPPWADMIRDALSTKTARPTTKAKTDAGHEEFVDDSLTKSVKELEFSAGDVAEYFKYFPDGTGACTGGLLGMQCTGNGNLLDPGTGVAYCNPAAGWTPGNTCVPLPTIGSPAGQQGAAGVTGDRGAIAAELKARVDALHGLLPKSAQGRRSTAIIRAMDAEGRVRDIVGWSGDQKRGLDRLIREGIQDGEEMADRVAGDAETSALNHIRDKGWTPVAGAANRPVCPWCQNTLFDPFNASVGPAQLVGPSDPTAILRRIRSAPDGSRLTGQSQFIWDQ from the coding sequence GTGTCCAGCCGCTCACGCCACCGCTCTCTCGCGGGCCTGGGGCGCCGTCGTCCCGGTCGTTCCGCGCGTGCCGTCGCCCTGACGTCCGGCAGTGTGCTGCTGGCCCTGTGCGCAACTCTGCTGCCACCGCCGGCCCTCACCTCCGTAGCTCGGGCGGCCTCCGCGCCCTGGGCGGACACCGAGGCGCCGGAACAACGCTCCGGCACCGCGGCGGGCAGGGACCACGAGGTGAGCGCGGCGCGGACCGATGCCACCGGCCGCAACAGCGCCGATCCCGAGGAGCTGAAGGCCGCCAAGGGCGCGCTGCCCCTGCAGGAGTCAGCGCCCGGGTTCACGCCCGTCGAGCCGGAGGTCGAGCCGCAGGCCCTCGCTCCGGCCACCACGGAGGGCGACGGCAGCGGGCTGACCGGTTTCGACGCCGAGCGCAGCGTGGAGCTGCCCGGTGAACGGACCTCCACCACCGCGGAGTTCCGCAACCCCGACGGAACACAGACCACCCGCGTCTACACCGAGCCCGTCCATTACCAGGACTCCTCCGGTGTCTGGCAGGACATCGACACTTCCCTTGTCCCGGCCGACCGGGCCGAGGACACCTCGGAGGCAAGCGACGGTGACCGCCTTGCCGCCGCCTCCGACGACACCGGCCTCACCCTGGCCTCGCGCGGTGATGATCCGGCCCTGGCCACACTGGAGATCGACGAGGGCCGCCACGAGGTCAGCTTCGGACTGGAAGGAGCCTCGGGCAGCGTCGCCGAAGTCCGTGACGACGCCGCTCACTACGAGGACGTCCGCCGCGACTCCGACGTCGTGCTCCAGGCCGAGCACGGCGCGGTCAAGGAGACCATCGTCCTCAACTCGCCCGACGCACCCCGGGAGTGGACGTTCCCTCTGGCCCTCAACGGCCTCACGCCCGAACTCGACGCGCACGGTGCCGTGTTGCTGCGCGATGCCGAGGACAAGATCCAGGCGGTCATCCCCAGGGGTTGGATGGAGGACTCCTCCCACGACCCGGACACCGGCGGTCCCGCCCTGTCCGGCGGCGTCATCTACCGTCTCGGGCACGAGAGCGACCGGTGGAGCCTGAAGGTCGAACTCGACGACGCGTGGCTGGACGCACCGCAGCGCGTGTACCCGGTACGGGTCGACCCCAGCGTCGAAGACATCGACACCAACGGCGACTCCTTCGTCCAGGACACCTGGCCGGACAGCAACTTCGCCGGTGACGACGAGCTGAAGATCGGCAGCTACGACGGCGGCACGAACCGCGCCATCAGCTACATGCGCTTCAGTAACGTCACCAGCCAGCTGAAGAATCGTTACATCCTCAATGCCGACCTCGGCCTGTTCAACGTCTGGTCCTCCAGCTGCACGGCTCAGAAGATGACCGTCAACCAGGTCACCGGCTCGTGGAGCTCCACCACGGTCACGTGGAACAACCGTCCGCCCAGTGCCGGCGACGTGATCGCCTCCGACTCCTTCTCCTATGGCGAGAACTGCAGCGGCTCCAAGTGGCGGGTCATCGACCTGGGCAGCAAGGGTGTGAACCTCGTCCAGGGCTGGGTCGACGGCTCGATCACGAACCACGGTCTCGCGCTGTGGGCGGACTTCGACACCAGCGGGCCCTGGAAGCGTTTCGGCAGTGCCAACTCCGCCAACAAGCCCCACATGGCGATCACCCACAGCGCGTGGGGCGCCAAGTACACGGTCGGCTCGCAGACCGCGCCGCTGACCGGTGGCCAGGGCGGTGAGGTGACGGTCAACGTCAAGAACCTGGGCGACTTCACCTGGGAGCCGCTCGGCTGGAACGAGGTCCGCCTCGGGGCCCGTGTGCGGAACTACGACACCGGCGCGCTGATGAGCCCGGTCGCCTTCACCCGCCTCAACGAGCGCCTCACGCCGGGAGACGACGCCGACTTCAGTGCGCGCATACCTCCGTTGCCCCCGGGCAAATACAAGATCAATTTTGATATGCAGCGGCTGCGGGACCAGCACTGGTTCTCCAGCGAGGATGTCCCCGTCGCCACGGTGACCGTCACCTCACAGGACGTCGGGCCGCGCATCGCCGACATCTACCCGCGCCCGGGCGGTCAGGTAGGCAGCCTGACCCCGGCCCTGTTCGCGGACGGCGAGAGCATCGACAACTATCCCGCGAACGCCGCCCTGAACTACTGGTTCGAGGTGTGCGAGGGCACCACCGAGGCGCCGACAGGCTGCGTGAACTCCGGCTGGGTGACCCGCCGGACGTGGAACGTGCCCGCCGGCAAGCTGACGTGGGGCAAGCAGTACGTCTGGCGGGTGAAGTCCCGCGAGTCCGGTGTCGAAGGACCGCTGAGCCCGTACTACACCTTCACCACGGCGGTGGAGCAGCCCGCGATCACCTCGCACCTCGGCGGCCAGGGCCTGGGCGGCGCCGGGCGTGAGGTCGACCCCGGCATCGGCAACTACACCACCACGGACACCGACGCCCAAGTGGCCACGGTCGGCCCCGGCCTGACCGTGACCCGCACCTACAACAGCCGCGACCCCCGCTCCGACAACGCCTTCGGCGCCGGCTGGAGCACCCGCTACGACATGCGGATCCAGCCGGACAGCGACGGCACCGGCAATGTCGTGGTCACCCACCCCGACGGCCGCCAGGTCCGCTTCGGCAAGAACCCCGACGGCAGTTACGCACCCCCGTACGGCAGCTTCGCCACCCTCATCTCAATCACCGGCGGTGGCTGGAAGCTGACCGACAAGGACCAGACGAGCTACGTCTTCGACGACGGTGGCCGGCTCACCGAGGTCACCGACTACCGGGGCCGCGAGCAGTCCCTCGCGTACAACACGGCCGGTGAGCTCACCACGGTCACCGCGACCGGCGGGCGCGCCCTGCATCTGACCTGGTCGGGCGGCCATGTCGCCACGGTCACCACGGACGTCCCCTCCAGCGGGGCCGAGCCGCTGACGTGGGACTACACGTACGTCGACGACAAGCTCATGCAGGTCTGCGGTCCCGAGGACGCTGCCGGCGCCTGCACCGTCTACACCTACGGCAGCGGCTCCCACCACCGCACCGTCGTCCAGGACTCAGGACCGTTCTCGTACTGGCGTCTGAACGAGCAGGCGGACGCCACCAGCGCGGCCAGCGACCTGCTCCTGGACCGTTCCGAGCACGAGGGCACCTACCAGGACGTCCAGCTCGGCACCGCCGGCGCCCTGGCGGGCAGCCCCGACACAGCGGCGACCTTCAACGGCACCACGTCCTACGTGCAGCTGCCGGACCAACTGGTCAGCGACACCCCGTACCTGACCGCCGAACTGTGGTTCCGCACCACCGGCAGTGGTGTGCTCTTCAGCTACCAGGACCACACCCTGGAGGAGGCCACCACCGGCAAGAACACCCCGGCCCTGTACGTCGGCACGGACGGCAAACTGCGCGGCGAGTTCTGGAACGGCACAGCCGCACCCATCACCTCCTCTCAGACGGTCAACGACGGCACCTGGCACCACGCGGCACTCACCGCCGCGGGCAACACCCAGAGCCTCTACCTCGACGGCACCAAGGTCGGCACTCTCAGCGGCGACATCACCCAGGACGACCAGCGCTTCGTCTACCTCGGCGCCGGCTACTGGAACAACTGGCCGGCGACGACCGGCACCATCGGCCGCTTCGCCGGTGACATCGACGAGGCCGCGGTCTACACCCGCCCGCTGGGCTCGCGCACCGTCGCCGAGCACCACGCGTCGGCGACGGTCGCCCAGCAGCTCACGAAGGTGACGCTGCCCAGCGGCCGCGTCCACGCGGAGGTCGTCTACGACGCCGCCCACGACCGTGTGTCCTCCTACACCGACGCCAACGGCGGCACCTACCAGCTGTCCAACCTGCAACTCACCGGTACCGAGGACAAGCCAGCCACCGACGATCAGTCGGCCACGGTCGGCCGGACGACCGCCACCGTGACGGTCACCGACCCCGACGACCGCACGTCCAGCTACACCTACGACCCGCTCCAGGGATATCGGCTCATCGCCCAGACCGACACCTCCGGCAACACCGCGAGCTACGAGTACGACACCGGCGGCTTCCTGGCGGCCACCACCGGCCCCGACGGCACCGTCACCCGTCTCGGCCACGACGAGCGTGGCAACAAGATCTCGCAGACCACCTGCCGGGACACCGACGACGAAGCCACCTGCCACACCTCCTATTACGACTACCACCTCAACGCGGACGACCCGCTCGACCCGCGCAACGACCAACTGACCGCCGTACGCGACGCCCGCTCCTCGGGCGCGACGGACGACACGTACCGCACGAGCTACGGCTACAACTCCCACGGCGACCGGGTCTCCACCACCACCCCGGCCACCGCGGACTTCCCACAGGGCCGTACCGAGAGCCACACCTACACCGACGGCACCGAGACCGCGGTCGGCGGCGGCACGGTCCCGGCCGGTCTGCCGCTGGCCTCCACCGACACCCGCGACCGCGTGACCCGACGCTCCTACACCGCGGCCGGCGACCTCGCCGAGGTCACCGACCCGGCCGGAGTCGTCACCGAGTACACCTACGACGCTCTCGGACGCGAGACCAGCAACACGACCGTCTCCGACGCGCACCCGGACGGTGTCACCACGACCACGGCGTACGACGGCGAGTCCCGCACGACCACTGTTACCGGACCGGTCACCAACAACAAGGTCACGGGCGAGGAGCACCAGGCCAGGACCAGCTACACCTACGACCCGGACGGCCACCCGCTCAAGGAGTCCGTGGCGGACATCGCAGGCGACGACACCACGCGTACCACCGAGCGGACCTACGACGCCCACGGCCGCGTCGCCACCCTCACCGACGCCGAAGGAGCCGTGGAGAACTACTCCTACGACGCCTACGGCCACCAGACCAGCCGCACCATGCCCGGCCCGCGCACCTTCCGCTACGCCTACACAGCCCGCGGAGACCTCGCTGAGGTCACCCTCGCGGATTTCACTGGTGACCCCAACAGCCCGTCCGCCGCCAAGGACGTGGTGCTGGACTCCTACGCGTACGACCCGGCCGGTCGCCTCGCCGAACACACCGACGCGATGGGCCGCACCATCCGCCACACGTACTACGACGACGGCCTGCCCGCCCAGCAGATCCTCTCCGGCTTCCACGACCCGGACGACAGCACCCGCGACCTCGTACTGAGCGACAAGCGGTACGACGCCGCCGGCAACCTCATCCGTGAGACCACCGGCAACGGCAAGGTCACCACCACCTACTCCGTGGACGCCGCGGGACGCACCACCGCCCAGGTCCTTGACCCGGACGGGCTGGCCCGCAGCACCGCGTACACGTACGACGCCGCGGGCGCGGTGCTCTCCGAGACGTACACCGGCGCGGGCGGCACCCGCACCGAGAAGGTCTCCTACGAGCGAGACCTCACCGGGGCGGTCACCCGCCAGACGGTGGAGAATGGCGCCGAGGACCTCGTCACCACCCGCGACATCGACGACCGCGGCCTGGTGCTGTCCGAGACATCGCCGCGCGGCAACGCCTCCGGCGCCGACCCGGCCGCCCACACCACCGACTACTCCTACGACGCGCTCGGTCGGCTGGTCGAGACGCGTTCGGCACCGGTCACGGTGGAGACGAAGGAGGAAGGCGCGGTCACCGCCCGCTCGGCCACGGCCATCGGCTACAACACCTTCGGCGACCTGGTCGACGCCCGCGACCCCAACGGCAACGTCACGCACACCGCCTACGACCGCCTGGGCCGCGAGACCAGCACCAGGCTGCCGGACTACACCCCGCCGGGCGCCACCTCACCGTTGACCGCCACAGTCACCCGCACCTACGACAACGCGGGCAACCTCGGCAGCGAGACCGACGCGCTGGGCAGGACCACCACCTACTCCTACGATCAGCTCGGCAACCTCGCCAAGGTCACGCAGCCGGCCCCCGAGGACGGCGCCTCCGCCCCCGTCTCCACCTTCACCCACGACCTGCTGGGCGAACAGCTGTCGGCCACAGACCCGACCGGTGCCCGTACCGAGGCCACCTACGACGACCTCGGCCGGCAGATCACCGCGACCCGGATCGAACGCCACCCGGCGCAGGGAGCGTTCACCACGGCACTGGCCTACGACGACAGCGGCAACCTGCTGTCGACCACGAGCCCTACTGGTATCACCACAGCCAGCACCTACAACCCGGCGGGCCAGCCCAAGACGGTCACCGACACGGCGGGCAAGCAGACCGTCTACAGTTACGGGCCCACGGGCCTGACGGCATCCGTCACCACACCGCAGGGCCGCACCACCCGCACCGTCCACGACCTGGCAGGCCGCCCTATATCGGTCATGGACGAGGACAGCACGGGCACGGTGGTGCGCACCCGCGGCTCCACGTACGACGAAGACGGCAACCTCGTCGAGATCACCGACGAACTCGACCACACCGTCAAGCAGACGTTCGACGCACTCGGGCAGCTGACCAAGCTGGTCGAACCGGTCGACGCCGACACCTCGATCACCACCACCTTCGGCTACGACGCCGCCGGGCAGCGCACCCGCCTGACGGACGGTCGGGAGAACACCACCTGGTCCACCTTCACCAGCCACGGCCTGGTCGAGTCGATCGTCGAGCCGTCCACCACGACCGATCCGGATCCGGCGGACCGCACCTGGACCACGGTCTACGACAAGGCCGGCCGACCGGTGACCGAGCTCCAGCCCGGCGGCGTGACCCAGCAGCGCACCTTCGACGCCCTGGGCCGGATCACCAAGACCACCGGCTCCGGCGCCGAGGCCACCACGACCCCCGACACCTACGACTACGACGCTGCCGGCCGCCTCACCTCGATGAGCGCCCCCGGCGGCACTGAGTCCTACACCTACGACGACCGCGGCAACCTGCTCTCCTCGGGCGGCCCGTCGGGCACAGCGGCCTTCACCTATGACGAGGAGGGACGCCTGACCGGCCGCACGGACGCGGCAGGTCGAACGACCTTCAGCTACGACATGGCTGGTCGTCTGAAGACAGCGGCGGACCCGCTGACGAACGCGACACAGACGTACGGCTACGACGACGCCTCCCGTCCGACGTCGATCGCGTACGGCGGCACGGGCGCCACCCGCTCCCTCGCCTACGACGTCCTGGACCGCCCGACCACCGACACTCTCAAGGCACCAGGCGGCACTACGACGGCCTCGGTCGGCTACGGCTACGACGACGCCTCCCGCCTCACCGCCAGGACCACCACGGGTACGGCGAACCCGGGCACCCAGTCCTACGACTACGACTGGGCGGGTCGCCTGACCAGCTGGACGGCCACTGACGACACGGTCACCGAGTACACCTGGGACGAAGCGGGCAATCGAACGGGCGCCGGTGGCGTGACGGCGACCTACGACGAGCGCAACCGGCTGACCAGTGCGGGGGACGTGACCTACACCTACTCGGCGCGCGGTACCCGCACCGGCAGCAGTGGCCCAGCGGGCACCCATACGGCGGAGTTCGACGCGCTGGGCCGCATGGTCGGCGCCGATGGCACGGTGTACGCGTACGACGCGCTGGGCCGCCTGGTGACGCAGGGAGGCGACAGTCTCACCTACGCGGACCAGTCGAACGACCTCGTGGCTGGCGGCGGTCGGCTGGTGGCCCGCGGCCTGTCCGGCGAGGCCCTGGCCTCGGCGAACACGGACGGCACAGGCGCCGCCGCGGTGCTGTCGGACCTGCACGGCGACGTGACCGGCACCTTCGACCCGGCCACGGGCACTCTCGACGGCTCCACCAGCTACTCCCCGTTCGGCGAGGTCACAGCACAGACAGGCGCCCAGGGCACCCTGGGTTACCAGGGCGAGTACACCGACCCGGACACAGGCCAGGTCAACATGCACTCCCGCTGGTACGACCCGGCCACCGGCGGCTTCTCCTCCCGAGACTCCTGGACGCTGAACCCGGTACCGTCGATCGCCGCCAACCGGTACACCTACGGCAACGGCGACCCGTTGACGAACACCGACCCGACCGGGCACTGCCCGTGGTGTCTGGTGGCCGTCGGTGGCGCCATTCTGTACGCGGGCGTTGCCACCAGCGCGGGGACCGGAGCGAGCCAGTCGTATGGCGCGAGCTGGACCAAGGCGTCCAACTGGAAGAGCACCTGGAACGACACCAAGCGCGGCGCCGGCCGGATCTGGAACGGCATCCGCGACCTGTTCGGCAGCAACGAGTCACGCCGCGACCGGCGCAGCACCGGCGGTCACCTTTCCCTGCTGCCGTCGACCTCCGGCCTCGTCTCCGCACTGCGGGCCCAGGCGGCAGCCCAGGCCCGCGCAGCCGCCGCCGCGCGGCGGAACCCGGGCAACCCTGGAGGGGGGCCGGGCGGAGGCTACGGCGGTGGCGGAGGATACGGCGGCGGAGGCGGCGGCACAGGGACCGGAACCGGCGCCTGCACCTGGAACTGCGTCCCGCCCGGCCCTCCGCCGCCCCCGCCCCCGCCCCCGTGGGCGGACATGATCAGAGACGCGCTGTCCACCAAGACTGCACGGCCCACCACCAAGGCCAAGACGGACGCCGGACACGAAGAGTTCGTGGACGACTCGCTGACCAAGTCGGTCAAGGAGCTGGAGTTCTCAGCTGGGGACGTGGCGGAGTACTTCAAGTACTTTCCTGACGGCACCGGCGCCTGCACCGGGGGTCTCCTTGGTATGCAGTGCACGGGCAACGGCAACCTCCTCGACCCTGGCACTGGCGTCGCCTACTGCAATCCGGCAGCGGGCTGGACACCGGGCAACACCTGTGTGCCACTGCCCACCATTGGCAGTCCCGCAGGCCAGCAGGGCGCCGCAGGCGTCACTGGCGATCGGGGGGCCATTGCCGCGGAGCTCAAGGCACGAGTTGATGCGCTGCATGGTCTGCTCCCCAAGTCCGCTCAAGGGCGGCGGTCCACCGCCATTATTCGCGCGATGGACGCGGAAGGCAGGGTCCGTGACATTGTGGGGTGGAGTGGCGACCAGAAGCGTGGCCTGGACCGTCTGATCAGAGAGGGGATCCAGGATGGCGAAGAGATGGCCGACAGGGTCGCAGGCGATGCGGAAACCAGCGCGCTGAACCACATACGAGACAAGGGGTGGACACCTGTGGCAGGCGCGGCGAACAGACCCGTATGCCCCTGGTGCCAGAACACGTTGTTCGATCCGTTCAATGCTTCTGTCGGACCTGCACAACTGGTCGGCCCGAGTGATCCTACTGCTATTCTGAGGCGAATTAGATCCGCCCCTGACGGCAGTAGGCTGACAGGGCAGAGTCAATTCATCTGGGATCAATGA